A part of Drosophila ananassae strain 14024-0371.13 chromosome 2R, ASM1763931v2, whole genome shotgun sequence genomic DNA contains:
- the LOC6493696 gene encoding reticulon-1-A — protein sequence METVPVPVSQAQMAVAEKISNCNSCFRRELTHLVLWRDWRKTLLVFGILQALIFDLAYKSAISVVSVSALVGLFITIGYRVYVRCLQWMNKTPITGNPFQDYLDMDIFISEEMAQQVSLLVSIKIVGFVDKVRSVVLAEKPLETAKWIGILAMVTLVGEIFYVTTLMQLGVMLTFSIPKIYEWKQPIFDFQVEAFQKFLKWGYPEKSPQLQIESEPNGDSVENSKWAERNPTDKEFQNVIQKHIKPKDNSVDTKESSAKGDDQEQIDGISSEDFERFADSWNPEGNDLVVANEE from the exons ATGGAAACGGTTCCAGTTCCCGTTTCGCAGGCCCAGATGGCGGTAGCGGAGAAGATCTCCAACTGCAACTCCTGCTTTCGCAGGGAGTTGACCCATTTGGTCCTGTGGCGCGACTGGCGCAAGACGCTACTCGTGTTCGGGATCCTGCAAGCTCTCATCTTTGATCTCGCCTACAAGTCTGCCATTAGTGTGGTGAGCGTTTCGGCTCTGGTCGGGCTCTTCATAACAATTGGATACCGAGTCTATGTGCGCTGCCTCCAGTGGATGAACAAGACGCCGATAACTGGGAATCCCTTTCAGGACTACCTAGATATGGACATCTTCATTTCCGAGGAGATGGCCCAGCAAGTTAGTCTTTTGGTGTCCATCAAGATTGTCGGCTTCGTGGACAAGGTGCGATCTGTGGTGCTGGCGGAGAAACCACTGGAGACAGCGAAGTGGATAGGCATCCTGGCTATGGTGACACTTGTGGGCGAGATCTTCTATGTGACAACGCTGATGCAACTGG GTGTGATGCTAACTTTTTCAATACCAAAGATTTATGAATGGAAGCAACCAATCTTTGACTTCCAAGTTGAGGCTTTTCAAAAGTTTCTGAAGTGGGGTTATCCCGAGAAGAGCCCCCAATTACAAATAGAATCGGAACCCAATGGGGATTCCGTCGAAAATTCAAAATGGGCCGAGCGCAACCCCACGGACAAAGAATTTCAAAATGTGAttcaaaaacatataaaaCCAAAAGATAATTCGGTGGACACCAAAGAATCCTCCGCCAAGGGTGACGATCAAGAACAAATTGATGGAATATCTAGTGAAGATTTTGAGCGTTTTGCCGATTCCTGGAACCCAGAAGGCAACGATCTAGTGGTCGCAAATGAGGAGTAA